In one Corallococcus silvisoli genomic region, the following are encoded:
- a CDS encoding DUF1611 domain-containing protein, with amino-acid sequence MNTRLTLILNTHMPQVLGEGPLFDEPENWLFEALTETYLPLFRMLERWDAQRFAGTLVMSFTPCLVEQLLACEERYTGYLRLLQRIATRELERTSRLDLYNRYEKFPQAHSDEALARLHRTAGMYLRRVEDSLAFLRQHGLRDVFARLGRSRLPGVQLWTSSPQHNFLPFFEPAVADRLVARGVESFQEVFGREPDGFWLPECAFQPGVERVLTRHGIRRTALSLNGIGASQPQDPSGVFRHEDLEVLVHDYRIGLHLWKSPEATFPAHPVYREFFRDVGFDVRPEYFDELGVPVPANKRGHVWTGLKYHAVSGQKVGLGEKALYDVEAARAQVPQHVKAFWDLLESRRQLVQDGQTFVLAFDTELFGHWWHEGIEWLDGVMQPALPREEPTAAPPPPEPPSLPRLYYSTWGRDFYSEHWLTPGNAWMYALIKLVEAQLPEPVDAETRETWRRFEVLGGSDLLFMMPDPSQRERARALFLERYAGVVSRLPAFTPELLTSFPVDPFKCVLIHVGKPGAEEAPPFHLRRLSGEGANTGARRELTLDPEVHDVAGLRVSFQYFLLHPQGRYALRVEGSEREHTFQMPDYGVPLLIAPDTRTYPKYDPEVLYRKLGEIWEGDQRLPVHPAPTLRSRHLYRRAQAMEVLGGRRAAVFKYNKEGYALLRFRDQGVAPASVVFDDTVSLGDAGAYIQAGALSVPVKSDPAEIAREDFDAVIFTCSLNFESEVPHVRALLEVATRKRLPVVSLYDDILYYDLFDGLEPDPSLFYRVAVPEQDALAHPGPVDYGPTNVLGVFGTDTVQGKFTTQVYLREALAKHVRVRHHATEPTGILLGADTGYSRVLRVEPPQRLAFERRLMAELARGCDLVITGGQNGLLYTPAGLDRRANTSTRIYETFLPRLVVLTVSVDTRPEDVVATREYLETLARERGVPCAVVGLAMMGGRKLLGSRWTETWFLGVRDEVLEGARQRMEAHTGLRVHAIPEEVDALARSVLTHL; translated from the coding sequence ATGAATACGCGCCTCACCCTGATCCTCAACACCCACATGCCGCAGGTGTTGGGCGAGGGGCCCCTCTTCGATGAGCCGGAGAACTGGCTCTTCGAAGCGCTGACGGAGACGTATCTCCCGCTGTTCCGGATGTTGGAGCGCTGGGACGCCCAGCGCTTCGCGGGCACGCTGGTGATGTCCTTCACCCCGTGCCTCGTGGAACAGCTCCTCGCGTGCGAGGAGCGCTACACCGGCTACCTGCGCCTGCTCCAGCGGATCGCCACGCGCGAGCTGGAGCGCACGTCGCGGCTGGACCTCTACAACCGCTACGAGAAGTTCCCGCAGGCGCACTCGGATGAAGCGCTCGCGCGGCTCCACCGCACCGCGGGCATGTACCTGCGGCGCGTGGAGGACAGCCTGGCGTTCCTCCGCCAGCACGGCCTGCGCGACGTGTTCGCGCGGCTCGGGCGCTCGCGGCTGCCGGGCGTGCAACTGTGGACGTCCTCCCCGCAGCACAACTTCCTGCCCTTCTTCGAGCCCGCCGTCGCGGACCGGCTGGTGGCGCGAGGCGTGGAGTCCTTCCAGGAGGTCTTCGGCCGCGAGCCGGACGGCTTCTGGCTGCCCGAGTGCGCGTTCCAGCCCGGCGTGGAGCGGGTGCTCACGCGCCACGGCATCCGCCGCACCGCGCTCAGCCTGAATGGCATTGGCGCCTCCCAGCCCCAGGACCCGAGCGGCGTGTTCCGCCACGAGGACCTGGAGGTGCTTGTCCACGACTACCGCATCGGCCTGCACCTCTGGAAGTCACCCGAGGCCACCTTCCCGGCCCACCCCGTCTACCGCGAGTTCTTCCGGGACGTGGGCTTCGACGTCCGGCCGGAGTACTTCGACGAGCTTGGCGTGCCCGTTCCCGCGAACAAGCGGGGGCATGTGTGGACGGGGCTCAAGTACCACGCGGTGAGCGGCCAGAAGGTGGGCCTGGGCGAGAAGGCGCTCTACGACGTGGAGGCCGCCCGCGCGCAGGTGCCCCAGCACGTGAAGGCGTTCTGGGACCTCCTGGAGTCGCGCCGCCAGCTCGTGCAGGACGGACAGACGTTCGTGCTGGCCTTCGACACCGAGCTGTTCGGCCACTGGTGGCACGAGGGCATCGAGTGGCTCGACGGCGTGATGCAGCCCGCCCTGCCCCGGGAGGAGCCCACCGCCGCGCCGCCGCCGCCCGAGCCCCCGTCGCTGCCGCGGCTCTACTATTCAACGTGGGGCCGGGACTTCTACAGCGAGCACTGGCTGACGCCGGGCAACGCCTGGATGTACGCGCTCATCAAACTCGTGGAGGCCCAGCTCCCGGAGCCGGTGGACGCGGAGACGCGGGAGACGTGGCGCCGCTTCGAGGTGCTCGGCGGCAGCGACCTGCTCTTCATGATGCCGGACCCCAGCCAGCGGGAGCGTGCGCGCGCGCTGTTCCTGGAGCGCTACGCGGGCGTCGTGTCGCGCCTGCCGGCCTTCACGCCCGAGCTGCTCACGTCCTTCCCGGTGGATCCCTTCAAGTGCGTGCTCATCCACGTGGGGAAGCCCGGCGCGGAGGAGGCGCCGCCGTTCCACCTGCGCCGGCTGTCGGGTGAAGGGGCGAACACCGGCGCGCGCCGGGAGCTCACGCTCGACCCCGAGGTGCATGACGTCGCGGGCCTGCGCGTGTCGTTCCAGTACTTCCTCCTCCATCCGCAGGGTCGCTACGCGCTGCGCGTGGAGGGTTCGGAGCGCGAGCACACCTTCCAGATGCCGGACTACGGCGTGCCCCTGCTCATCGCGCCGGACACGCGGACCTATCCCAAGTACGACCCGGAGGTGCTCTACCGGAAGCTGGGCGAAATCTGGGAGGGTGATCAGCGGCTCCCCGTCCATCCCGCGCCCACGCTGCGCAGCCGCCACCTCTACAGGCGCGCGCAGGCGATGGAGGTGCTGGGAGGCAGGCGGGCCGCCGTCTTCAAATACAACAAGGAGGGCTACGCGCTCCTGCGCTTCCGCGACCAGGGCGTGGCGCCGGCCTCCGTCGTGTTCGACGACACGGTGTCCCTGGGCGACGCGGGCGCGTACATCCAGGCCGGAGCGCTGTCCGTGCCGGTGAAGAGCGACCCTGCGGAGATCGCGCGGGAGGACTTCGACGCGGTCATCTTCACCTGCTCGCTGAACTTCGAGTCGGAGGTGCCGCACGTCCGGGCGCTGCTCGAGGTGGCCACGCGCAAGCGTTTGCCGGTGGTGTCGCTCTACGACGACATCCTCTATTACGACCTGTTCGACGGGCTGGAGCCGGATCCGTCGCTCTTCTACCGGGTGGCCGTGCCTGAACAGGATGCGCTCGCCCACCCGGGCCCGGTGGACTACGGACCGACAAACGTGCTGGGCGTCTTCGGCACGGACACGGTGCAGGGCAAGTTCACCACGCAGGTCTACCTGCGCGAGGCGCTGGCGAAGCACGTGCGCGTGCGCCACCACGCCACGGAGCCCACGGGCATCCTGCTGGGCGCGGACACCGGCTACTCGCGGGTGCTGCGCGTGGAACCTCCCCAGCGCCTGGCCTTCGAGCGGCGGCTCATGGCGGAGCTGGCCCGGGGCTGCGACCTGGTCATCACGGGCGGGCAGAACGGGCTGCTCTACACGCCGGCCGGGCTGGACCGCCGGGCGAACACCTCCACGCGCATCTACGAGACCTTCCTCCCCCGGCTGGTGGTGCTCACCGTGTCGGTGGACACGAGGCCCGAGGACGTGGTCGCGACGCGCGAGTACCTGGAGACGCTGGCCCGGGAGCGCGGCGTGCCCTGCGCGGTGGTGGGGCTGGCGATGATGGGCGGGCGCAAGCTGCTGGGCAGCCGGTGGACCGAGACGTGGTTCCTGGGCGTCCGGGACGAAGTGCTGGAGGGAGCACGGCAGCGGATGGAGGCGCACACCGGGCTGCGCGTCCACGCCATCCCCGAGGAAGTGGACGCGCTCGCGCGGAGCGTGCTCACGCACCTGTGA
- a CDS encoding AHH domain-containing protein yields MTLQFGFIDHRDGANLRTLPAEMQGSECLTRAPLPSGTRVTLIHDHAQAPGWTYVATLAGEYLMRGYMQRLRITTDLPEPTATLHPVLPGDRLEPIAARIYRQGIEPGRDLRFYENVILHVNTERDRKGVRRVRGDVQLVAGERIWLVSIAYANQLQGIVASGSLTGGALAKARQITQPLVDIVTSVTQSGQYFGEVAKEYADVIREHWLEITGIIVAFLTAEALSALLAATPTGVGQLAAALIQLGLAAFGAKGILDAGVEAVKHAERWLTQAWQAHGSREKLEEASKSFLRMLTSIAMAALALLGVKSNMGKGLKLASAVKITPPRYAMMSMGGQSVAVPVFQPGSITAGPPLALPWNLWEFGTPLVPKAVKNNAAFESPLTERPLGDSELEKLLEELPNWDKLQKFVGRRIPKEGTPEFNAFKKELQDAGYRLEKLSEGPQPYRIRRPNGQALGNEYGALTVTENGMVVLKAGKTNRISVYSRYRKNYLDWVEKTQGTAARSAAAARISSGNVMHHLIPDAIAQQHPLLREALERVKGYTIDRGTNILDMPLAKNVEGKLSHSGQHPLYSKYVSARLDTAQRALLKQGPQASWTPKAIEDAIQKVENELRKAIETGTLPIDVLKELREDGIVVGLKLAMLELPSPAESNIA; encoded by the coding sequence ATGACGCTCCAGTTCGGGTTCATCGATCATCGGGATGGCGCGAACCTCCGGACGCTCCCGGCGGAGATGCAAGGCTCGGAGTGCCTGACGCGCGCCCCCCTGCCCTCGGGAACGCGGGTGACGCTCATCCACGACCATGCCCAGGCGCCCGGGTGGACCTACGTGGCGACCCTGGCGGGCGAGTACCTGATGCGGGGCTATATGCAGCGCCTGCGCATCACCACCGACCTGCCCGAACCCACGGCGACGCTCCATCCGGTCCTTCCGGGCGACCGGCTGGAACCCATCGCCGCGCGCATCTACCGGCAGGGCATCGAGCCAGGGAGGGACCTGCGCTTCTACGAGAATGTCATCCTCCACGTGAACACGGAGCGCGACCGCAAGGGCGTGCGGCGCGTCCGCGGAGACGTTCAGCTGGTCGCGGGGGAGCGCATCTGGCTGGTCAGCATCGCGTACGCCAACCAGCTCCAAGGCATCGTGGCGAGCGGCTCCCTCACCGGTGGCGCGCTGGCCAAGGCGCGCCAGATCACCCAACCGCTGGTGGACATCGTCACCTCCGTCACGCAGTCGGGTCAGTACTTTGGAGAGGTCGCCAAGGAGTATGCCGATGTCATCCGGGAGCACTGGCTGGAGATCACCGGAATCATCGTGGCCTTCCTCACCGCGGAGGCGCTGTCCGCCTTGCTGGCGGCCACACCCACGGGGGTCGGCCAGCTCGCGGCCGCGCTCATCCAGTTGGGGCTGGCGGCCTTCGGCGCGAAGGGGATCCTCGACGCGGGAGTGGAGGCCGTGAAGCACGCGGAGCGGTGGCTCACCCAGGCCTGGCAGGCCCATGGCTCGCGGGAAAAGCTCGAGGAAGCCAGCAAGTCCTTCCTCCGGATGCTGACGAGCATCGCCATGGCCGCGCTGGCGCTGCTGGGCGTGAAGTCCAACATGGGCAAGGGGCTCAAGCTGGCCAGCGCCGTGAAGATCACCCCTCCCCGCTACGCCATGATGAGCATGGGCGGTCAGTCCGTGGCGGTTCCCGTGTTCCAGCCCGGTTCAATCACAGCCGGCCCGCCCCTTGCCCTGCCGTGGAATCTCTGGGAGTTCGGAACGCCCCTGGTACCGAAGGCCGTCAAGAACAACGCCGCTTTCGAGTCGCCCCTGACGGAGCGCCCGCTCGGGGACTCGGAGTTGGAGAAGCTGCTGGAGGAGCTCCCGAACTGGGACAAGCTCCAGAAGTTCGTCGGGCGCCGCATCCCGAAGGAAGGCACGCCGGAGTTCAACGCCTTCAAGAAGGAGCTCCAGGACGCGGGCTACCGGCTGGAGAAGTTGAGCGAGGGCCCCCAGCCCTACCGGATCCGCCGACCGAACGGGCAGGCCCTGGGCAACGAGTACGGAGCCCTCACCGTGACCGAGAACGGGATGGTCGTGCTCAAGGCTGGCAAGACGAATCGCATCAGCGTCTACAGCCGCTACCGGAAGAACTACCTGGATTGGGTGGAGAAGACCCAGGGCACGGCGGCACGGAGCGCGGCGGCGGCGCGCATCTCCTCCGGCAACGTCATGCACCACCTCATCCCCGACGCCATCGCCCAGCAACACCCGCTGCTCCGAGAGGCCCTGGAGCGGGTCAAGGGGTATACGATTGACCGGGGAACGAACATCCTCGACATGCCCCTCGCGAAGAACGTGGAGGGGAAGCTCAGTCACTCGGGCCAGCATCCGCTCTACAGCAAGTACGTCAGCGCCCGGTTGGATACCGCCCAGCGGGCCCTGCTGAAGCAGGGTCCTCAAGCCAGCTGGACGCCCAAGGCCATCGAAGACGCGATCCAGAAAGTTGAAAATGAGCTTCGCAAGGCCATCGAGACCGGCACGCTGCCCATCGATGTCCTCAAGGAACTGCGAGAGGATGGCATCGTCGTGGGGCTCAAGCTGGCCATGCTGGAGCTGCCCTCTCCCGCGGAGTCGAACATCGCATGA
- a CDS encoding vWA domain-containing protein, which translates to MGMSVIDNRVEVVFSFDTTGSMYPCLAQVRKKLGSAVARLAKEIPGIRIGIIAHGDYCDAKSTYVTKALDLTDDVKALTRFVEKVGQTGGGDAPECYELVLHEARSLSWTEGYTKALVLIGDDVPHPPQHNPKKLDWRKEVAALGGMGVPVYGVQALNRRHATAFYKELAEKSGGFHLSLDQFAHVTDMLLAVCYKQSSDAQLQAYEAEVSNEGRMSRGLNAMFNTMLKRATSTLFGETDLRAVPPGRFQVLEVDEDSAIKEFVTENGLGFRTGRGFYEFTKTETIQGRKEVVLMDRKTGDLYSGERAREMLGLPPGETVRIRPASLEKYVVFVQSTSANRKLRGGTKFLYEVEDWDGARGVAA; encoded by the coding sequence ATGGGGATGTCTGTGATTGATAATCGCGTCGAGGTCGTCTTCAGCTTTGACACCACGGGCAGCATGTACCCCTGCCTCGCGCAGGTGAGGAAGAAGCTGGGGAGCGCGGTGGCCCGGCTCGCGAAGGAGATCCCCGGCATCCGCATTGGCATCATCGCGCACGGGGACTACTGCGACGCGAAGTCCACCTACGTGACGAAGGCGCTGGACCTCACGGACGACGTGAAGGCGCTCACCCGCTTCGTGGAGAAGGTGGGGCAGACCGGGGGCGGAGACGCGCCCGAGTGCTACGAGCTGGTGTTGCACGAGGCGCGAAGCCTGTCCTGGACGGAGGGCTACACGAAGGCGTTGGTGCTCATCGGGGACGACGTGCCGCACCCGCCCCAGCACAACCCGAAGAAGCTGGACTGGCGCAAGGAGGTGGCCGCGCTCGGGGGCATGGGCGTGCCGGTGTATGGCGTGCAGGCGTTGAACCGCCGCCATGCGACGGCCTTCTACAAGGAGCTGGCGGAGAAGTCCGGCGGCTTCCACCTGAGCCTGGATCAGTTCGCGCACGTCACCGACATGCTGCTGGCCGTCTGCTACAAGCAGTCCTCGGACGCGCAGCTCCAGGCGTATGAAGCAGAGGTGTCGAACGAGGGCCGCATGAGCCGTGGCCTGAACGCCATGTTCAACACGATGCTCAAGCGCGCCACGTCCACGCTCTTCGGTGAGACGGACCTGCGGGCGGTGCCGCCAGGGCGCTTCCAGGTGCTGGAGGTGGACGAGGACAGCGCCATCAAGGAGTTCGTGACGGAGAACGGCCTGGGCTTCAGGACGGGTCGCGGTTTCTACGAATTCACGAAGACGGAAACCATTCAGGGCCGCAAGGAGGTGGTGCTGATGGACCGCAAGACGGGCGACCTCTACAGCGGTGAGCGGGCGCGGGAGATGCTGGGTCTGCCTCCGGGCGAGACGGTGCGCATCCGGCCCGCGAGCCTGGAGAAGTACGTCGTCTTCGTGCAGAGCACGTCCGCGAACCGGAAGCTACGGGGCGGTACGAAGTTCCTCTACGAGGTGGAGGACTGGGACGGGGCGCGCGGCGTGGCGGCGTGA